In Heterodontus francisci isolate sHetFra1 chromosome 5, sHetFra1.hap1, whole genome shotgun sequence, one DNA window encodes the following:
- the tbx20 gene encoding T-box transcription factor TBX20 isoform X2, with the protein MEYSSAKPQLSSRANAFSIAALMSTGNSKEKEIQENTIKPLEQFVENSSCSQPLGDLSSLELGDYSSSVSPVCTEPLIPTTPTVPSAEMAKITCSLETKELWDKFHELGTEMIITKSGRRMFPTIRVSLSGVDPEAKYIVLMDIVAVDNKRYRYAYHRSSWLVAGKADPPLPARLYVHPDCPFTGEQLLKQMVSFEKVKLTNNELDQHGHIILNSMHKYQPRVHIIKKKDHTASLVNLKSEEFRTFIFSETVFTAVTAYQNQLITKLKIDSNPFAKGFRDSSRLTDMERYCFQE; encoded by the exons ATGGAGTACAGCAGTGCCAAACCCCAGCTCTCATCCCGGGCCAATGCATTCTCCATTGCAGCCCTCATGTCAACTGGAAACTCCAAGGAGAAAGAGATCCAAGAGAACACCATCAAACCCCTTG AACAGTTTGTGGAGAATTCCTCTTGCTCTCAGCCCTTGGGTGATCTgagcagcctggaactcggagatTACAGCAGCAGTGTATCCCCGGTCTGTACTGAGCCCCTCATCCCCACTACCCCGACCGTCCCCAGCGCCGAAATGGCCAAGATAACCTGCAGTCTGGAAACCAAAGAGTTGTGGGACAAGTTCCATGAGCTGGGCACCGAAATGATCATCACCAAATCGGGCAG GAGAATGTTCCCGACCATCCGAGTCTCGCTGTCTGGGGTTGACCCTGAAGCCAAGTACATCGTGTTAATGGACATTGTGGCAGTGGACAATAAGAGATACCGTTATGCCTATCACCGCTCCTCCTGGCTGGTCGCTGGCAAAGCAGACCCACCCCTACCCGCAAG GCTATACGTGCACCCTGACTGCCCTTTCACGGGGGAGCAGCTTCTCAAACAAATGGTCTCCTTTGAAAAAGTCAAGCTGACCAACAACGAGCTGGACCAGCATGGCCAC ATAATTCTGAACTCTATGCATAAATACCAGCCCCGGGTGCATATAATTAAAAAGAAAGATCACACCGCTTCTCTGGTGAACCTCAAATCCGAGGAATTCCGAACCTTCATCTTCTCAGAGACCGTTTTCACCGCAGTGACCGCCTATCAGAACCAGCTG atcaCCAAATTAAAAATCGACAGTAATCCTTTCGCTAAAGggttccgggattcctcccggctgACTGACATGGAGAGGTACTGTTTTCAGGA ATGA